A genomic region of Dactylococcopsis salina PCC 8305 contains the following coding sequences:
- a CDS encoding FAD-dependent hydroxylase, with product MTLQSLTQTKGDSSQNLDYDVVIVGANITGLTLAVTLQQSNLRVAIVEATPLDVTAQRDRAYAISVFSGRIFAGLGVWENIEPKIGKFRQIRLSDGQFPQVVAFETEDINSEYLGYAAEHYVLHTALQKRLESSENIQWLCPAKVESIEHQDQSVKIRVSQGGKEEIITTRLIVGADGARSRVRENANIKTMGWNYWQSCVTTVFHHQTTPNDTAFERFWHTGPMGILPLPGNRCQVVWTAPHEEAQRLQAMDEKQFIEKLTQRTGGSLADIELLKDRLVFPVQLMQSNRYVLPNLALIGDAAHRCHPVGGQGLNLGIRDAAVLGEILQQASDRGEDIGEIQVLKRYQRWRKTENLAILGLTDLLDRSFSNQFLPMVLSRRAGIWMMRNVPPLKRLALEIMTGLKGKSPVLTKTS from the coding sequence ATGACTTTGCAATCATTAACCCAGACGAAGGGAGATTCTTCTCAAAACCTAGATTACGATGTGGTAATTGTTGGCGCCAATATTACTGGCTTAACTTTAGCGGTCACTTTACAACAGAGTAACTTACGAGTGGCGATCGTGGAAGCAACACCCCTCGACGTGACCGCACAGCGCGATCGCGCTTATGCTATTTCTGTCTTTTCTGGGCGTATTTTCGCAGGATTAGGGGTATGGGAGAATATTGAACCCAAAATTGGCAAATTTCGCCAGATTCGTCTCAGTGATGGTCAATTTCCCCAAGTGGTCGCCTTTGAAACCGAAGATATTAACAGCGAGTATTTAGGATATGCGGCGGAACATTATGTTTTACATACGGCGTTACAGAAACGATTAGAAAGCAGTGAGAATATACAATGGTTATGTCCAGCAAAAGTAGAAAGTATTGAACATCAGGATCAATCCGTTAAGATTAGGGTTTCTCAAGGGGGGAAAGAGGAAATAATCACCACGAGATTAATTGTTGGGGCTGATGGAGCGCGATCGCGGGTGCGAGAAAATGCTAATATCAAGACGATGGGATGGAATTATTGGCAATCTTGCGTGACGACGGTATTTCACCACCAAACTACGCCAAACGATACCGCATTTGAGCGTTTTTGGCACACAGGGCCAATGGGAATTTTACCCCTACCTGGCAATCGCTGTCAGGTGGTCTGGACAGCCCCTCACGAAGAAGCGCAACGTCTCCAGGCAATGGATGAGAAACAGTTTATCGAAAAACTGACTCAACGCACGGGGGGATCATTAGCAGACATTGAATTACTTAAAGATCGCTTGGTGTTTCCAGTGCAATTAATGCAAAGTAATCGTTATGTTTTACCGAATTTGGCGTTAATTGGGGATGCCGCCCATCGTTGTCATCCAGTGGGAGGGCAAGGTTTAAATTTGGGAATACGAGATGCGGCGGTATTAGGAGAAATTTTACAACAAGCGAGCGATCGAGGGGAAGATATTGGAGAGATTCAAGTTTTGAAGCGTTACCAACGGTGGCGCAAAACTGAAAATCTTGCCATTCTAGGATTGACTGATTTGCTCGATCGAAGTTTCTCGAATCAATTTTTACCGATGGTTTTAAGCCGTCGCGCAGGAATTTGGATGATGAGAAATGTTCCCCCTCTCAAACGATTGGCTTTAGAAATAATGACGGGATTAAAAGGAAAGTCACCTGTTTTAACGAAAACGAGTTAA
- a CDS encoding EAL domain-containing protein yields the protein MMTVNISGRQFQETNFVEKVKQVLAETGIPSSRLEIEITETIATKNVDLTNWLLKELQAIAEDNSEQEVQGHFLSEALSEEKITPFLLNSKSEGGFFAIDDPCFQLKSAPLYASGRVAAIEGPDDLVARYGGEEFAIVLPNTQFFSSRGHFFKPPYHTQHELKHI from the coding sequence ATGATGACGGTGAATATTTCTGGTCGTCAGTTTCAAGAAACTAATTTTGTTGAGAAGGTGAAACAGGTTCTCGCCGAGACAGGGATTCCCAGTTCCAGATTAGAAATTGAAATCACGGAAACGATCGCGACGAAAAATGTTGATCTCACTAATTGGTTGTTAAAAGAGTTACAAGCAATTGCTGAAGATAATTCAGAGCAAGAAGTACAAGGCCATTTTTTAAGTGAAGCCTTATCAGAAGAAAAAATTACACCGTTTCTGTTAAATAGCAAGTCTGAGGGCGGATTTTTCGCTATAGATGATCCCTGTTTTCAACTGAAGTCAGCGCCATTGTATGCTAGTGGACGAGTGGCGGCGATTGAAGGTCCTGATGATTTAGTCGCTCGGTATGGGGGAGAAGAATTTGCGATCGTCCTCCCGAATACACAATTCTTCAGTAGTAGGGGTCATTTTTTCAAGCCTCCTTATCATACTCAGCATGAGTTAAAACATATTTGA